ATTTTTCGAATCCGGATCATGATCCAAAAGGTGATTGGGCCTCTAAACCATGGAAATCTGGTTCAGGGCAGACAGGCACTAAGTATAAAATAGTAACACCAACGGGCAAGATATTGTCGGAGGAGTGGTTAGGTACAGAAGATACTTTTAAAGCCTACTTGGCTGAGGGTAGAATATATTGGCCTAAAAATGGTGATGGTCTACCAAGGAAGAAGTATTATAAATTTGAAAGAGAAATTGAGGGACAGTGCGCACATAATTTTTGGGGTCATGAAGAATTCGGTTCAAATCAAGAAGCCTCTGATGAGATAGCATCCTTAAAAATTGAATTTGATAATCCCAAGCCAACAAAGTTAATAAAATCATTGCTTCAAATATTTACAATAAAAGATTCCATTATACTCGATTCATTCGCTGGGTCCGGTACTACCATGCATGCACTGTTTGATCTAAACAAGGATATCGGTAGCAAACGTAAGTGCATCATGGTGCAAATGACCGAGGCCTCAAAACAGGAACCTGATAAGAACATATGCAAGGACATAACTCGTGAACGTGTAAAACGGGCCATAGAGAAATACGAATACGAAAGCGGTTTTAAATACCTTCGGGTGGGCGATCCCATTGACCCCGAAAGCTTACTTTCCGGCGTTCTGCCCACATACAAGCAATTTGCCAAGTACGTCTATTACCTTTGCACCGGCGAATATCTAAAGGATGAAAGCAAAATAGACGAAAAAACCTACTTCGTGGGTTTGCACAAACAACAGGCGATTTATCTTGTTTACAAAAAAGACTATGATGAATTGACCAGACTGGCATTGAATCTACCGTTGGCGGAAAGCATACTAAAAGCCCGCAAGGGTAAAAAGTGCATCGTCTATGCCCCGGCTTGTTTTTTGGATGAGGATTACCTGCAAGAAAAGAACATAGATTTTGTAGGCATACCGTATAATTTATTCAGGAGAAACAGCCAATGAAAACGATGGCTGAAATCAAGGAAACGCTGTCCAAGCTTAAAGACGAAATCCACCGCCGCTATGGCGTCAGCCGGCTGGAGATATTCGGCTCATATGCGCGCGGCGAACAGCGGGTGGATAGCGATTTGGACGTGCTGGTGGAGTTTGACCGCGAGGTGTCGCTCTTTGACGTCGCCGGACTCCAGATTTATCTTTCCGAGCAGCTTGGGGCGAAGGCGGACGTCGTGCTCCGGCGCAGCGTAAGAAAAGAACTCAAGGACATCATCTTCGCCGAGGCGGTGCCGGTATGAAGCGCCGGTCGAAATTATTCGTCAGCGATATACTGGAAAACATGCGTCTCGCGGAAAACATCGTAGCCGATATCGATTTTGAAACCTTCGTTTTGCTCCAAGAAAAGCACTATACGGTGATCCGTTGCATCGAGATCATCGGGGAAGCGGTAAAAAACCTACCGCCAGAGCTTAGGCGGAAATATCCCGATATCCCCTGGAAAGAAATGGCGGGAATGCGGGACACGGTCATCCATTTTTACATGGGAGTGGATTACGGAATTGTTTGGAATACCATCAAGAACGAGTACCCTGTTGTGCGTCCCCGGATTGAAAGGATTTTCGGCGAGTTGGAAGAATAGGTTATGTTTCTGAAGAATTACCAACATAAAGTCGTTCTCGTCTTGCAGCAATTTTACCGGGCTGCGCGGGAAACGAAGAACAGTTACAATACCGCGCGCCAGGCCCTGCCGGAAAATATGCGGAACACTCTTAATTGGGTGGAGCCGGTATTTGCCGGTGCAGGCAAAGAATATCGGGACAAATGCAAAAACGGGCTTAACGAATGGTATCCCCGCCTAGTCATGAAGGTCCCCACCGGCGGGGGTAAGACGCTGTTGGCGGTTGAGGCCATCCGCGAATATCAAAATTTGTTTGCCCAAAAACGAACCGGCCTGGTAGTTTGGATAGTACCCACGGAAACCATCTACACCCAAACCGTAAAGAAACTGCGCGATAAAAGCAATGTGCTGCGGCAATTGCTTGACCAGTGCAGCGGCAACCGCACGGTTATTTTGGAAAAGGGCCAGCGTCTAACCACCCAGGACATCGAAGAAAACTTAGTCATACTTTTCGTGATGATCCAGTCCATCAGCCGCCATAACGGCAAGGAGGCTTTAAAGGTATTTCAGGATTCCGGCGGTTATGAGAGTTTTTTCCCGCAGGACAATCGGTATGACCTGCACGCTGAATTACTGAAAGCATACCCCAATATGGATTTGCTTTCGGAAATAGGGCCTTTAATCAAAACCAGCCTGGGGAACGCCATCAGGGTTTCCAAGCCATTCATAATCATTGACGAGATACACAAGGTATTTTCCGATATGGCGCGGGGTACCATAGACAACCTTAACCCCGAAATGATCCTTGGGCTTTCCGCCACGCCCAAAGCCGAGATGAATACCTTCGTGTCAATTACCGGTTTGGAGTTGAAGGACGAGGAGATGGTCAAGCTGGACATGCACATCCTGCCCCCGGCCAGCCGTCAAAGCAACGACTGGAAGGCGATGGTTAAGGAGATCAAAACCCACCGGGAAAAATTAGAGAAAAAAGCCAGGGATTTTCACGGGTCAAGGGGCCTATATATCCGGCCCATTGCCTTGATACAAGTGGAGGCCACGGGCCACGACCAGCGCGGTAAGGGCAGGGTGCACAGCCAGGATGTGCGTGAATACCTGATGGATTTGGAAGTAAATCAGGATGAAATCGCCATCAAAACCGCCGCCCAAAATGACATCGAGGATGTCAACCTGTTCGCCTCGGATTGCCCGGTGCGGTATATAATCACCAAAGAAGCCTTGCGCGAGGGCTGGGATTGTTCCTTTGCCTATGTCCTGGGCATTATACCCAACGTTAATTCGGATACCGGTATTACCCAGTTGGTGGGCAGGATAATGCGGCAACCCTATGCCCAAAAGATGGGCATCAAGGAACTGGACGAAAGTTATGTTTATTATTCCAGGGGCGATACCCGCCAAATGCTGGAACGGGTAGCGGCTGGATTCAGGAAAGAGGGGCTGGAAGACTTGGTAAACAGGATAAAGTTAAAAAACCGCGACGACATTAACCAGGAAAAAACGGTCAAGATAAAAAAGAAATTCAAAAAGTACGAATATGCTTTTTATTTGCCGGTGTGGGTGATGATAGGCGATAGGGATAAAAAACGGCGTTTTTCCTATGGCGCCGATATAAAGCAACAACTTGACCTTGCCCAATTAAAGATTGAAGACAAACAAATAAAAACCATTGACAGTAGTCTGAGCGAGGAAAATAAGGAACGGCAGTCTTTTGCAATAACCATCAATAGCCAAAGCCGGACGACATTCCGCGAAGAAACATCGTTGATTAATGAAGAAGAAAATGTCAACATTGACTACCTTACCCGCCGCTATGCAGAACTGATAGAGAATCCCTTCCATGCAAGAAAGACGGCAATGGCCCACATCGCCGTTTTGAGAAGTAGACTGGGCAATAAAAAGCTGGCAGAGCATTTCAGCCATATTGCCTCTATGCTGCACCGGATGTTGAATGACGAAAAAACAAGGCAGGAAGAAAAAATATTCCACAAATACTTGGACGACGACAAATTAGTTCTGGCGGTTTCCAACGAAGGCGAGATAGGTTATCATATCCCGCAAACGGATTTTATGACTGTCAACCCGGTGCCCAGCGCTTACGATAATTATTTATACGAAGATGCTGATATGAATACTATGAACGAGCTTGAGCGTAAGGTGGGCGATATACTTGACCGGCAGGAAAAGATTCTCTGGTGGTATAGAAACAAGGCCAGCAATAATTGGTATGCCATCCAAGGCTGGC
The DNA window shown above is from candidate division TA06 bacterium and carries:
- a CDS encoding DUF86 domain-containing protein; translated protein: MKRRSKLFVSDILENMRLAENIVADIDFETFVLLQEKHYTVIRCIEIIGEAVKNLPPELRRKYPDIPWKEMAGMRDTVIHFYMGVDYGIVWNTIKNEYPVVRPRIERIFGELEE
- a CDS encoding nucleotidyltransferase family protein, with protein sequence MKTMAEIKETLSKLKDEIHRRYGVSRLEIFGSYARGEQRVDSDLDVLVEFDREVSLFDVAGLQIYLSEQLGAKADVVLRRSVRKELKDIIFAEAVPV
- a CDS encoding site-specific DNA-methyltransferase, encoding MPTLQFKGKNIIWNHHLTIPYHTLEEVTKLDFQAKKGEGTSTLLSAGNLIIEGDNLLALKALLPQYQGKIKCIYIDPPYNTGNEGWIYNDKVNSPLIKEWLGKEVGKEDMTRHDKWLCMMVPRLRLLRDLLDDDGVICISIDDLELGSLLRIMDEIYGEQNKEEVICWRRRHNQPNDKSKAIGKVAEFIVIYAKNLNTLKSKGTFNGLALSGDFSNPDHDPKGDWASKPWKSGSGQTGTKYKIVTPTGKILSEEWLGTEDTFKAYLAEGRIYWPKNGDGLPRKKYYKFEREIEGQCAHNFWGHEEFGSNQEASDEIASLKIEFDNPKPTKLIKSLLQIFTIKDSIILDSFAGSGTTMHALFDLNKDIGSKRKCIMVQMTEASKQEPDKNICKDITRERVKRAIEKYEYESGFKYLRVGDPIDPESLLSGVLPTYKQFAKYVYYLCTGEYLKDESKIDEKTYFVGLHKQQAIYLVYKKDYDELTRLALNLPLAESILKARKGKKCIVYAPACFLDEDYLQEKNIDFVGIPYNLFRRNSQ
- a CDS encoding DEAD/DEAH box helicase family protein, with the translated sequence MFLKNYQHKVVLVLQQFYRAARETKNSYNTARQALPENMRNTLNWVEPVFAGAGKEYRDKCKNGLNEWYPRLVMKVPTGGGKTLLAVEAIREYQNLFAQKRTGLVVWIVPTETIYTQTVKKLRDKSNVLRQLLDQCSGNRTVILEKGQRLTTQDIEENLVILFVMIQSISRHNGKEALKVFQDSGGYESFFPQDNRYDLHAELLKAYPNMDLLSEIGPLIKTSLGNAIRVSKPFIIIDEIHKVFSDMARGTIDNLNPEMILGLSATPKAEMNTFVSITGLELKDEEMVKLDMHILPPASRQSNDWKAMVKEIKTHREKLEKKARDFHGSRGLYIRPIALIQVEATGHDQRGKGRVHSQDVREYLMDLEVNQDEIAIKTAAQNDIEDVNLFASDCPVRYIITKEALREGWDCSFAYVLGIIPNVNSDTGITQLVGRIMRQPYAQKMGIKELDESYVYYSRGDTRQMLERVAAGFRKEGLEDLVNRIKLKNRDDINQEKTVKIKKKFKKYEYAFYLPVWVMIGDRDKKRRFSYGADIKQQLDLAQLKIEDKQIKTIDSSLSEENKERQSFAITINSQSRTTFREETSLINEEENVNIDYLTRRYAELIENPFHARKTAMAHIAVLRSRLGNKKLAEHFSHIASMLHRMLNDEKTRQEEKIFHKYLDDDKLVLAVSNEGEIGYHIPQTDFMTVNPVPSAYDNYLYEDADMNTMNELERKVGDILDRQEKILWWYRNKASNNWYAIQGWQQYKIRPDFVAARKKGSDQIELLYVLENKGEHLAGNADTVYKKNVLDKMTEQHRNGKIKKYQQTELDLFTINEKAEFYLVEENQEEAGIKTLFK